A section of the Ignavibacteriales bacterium genome encodes:
- a CDS encoding outer membrane beta-barrel protein, with translation MPKTFKILLVFSLFTYLPSNAKAQLIDMSIGIRGGLTLASYSRDVNFGSTILDESLSSGNIPRITGGITFNVKMINYFGLQFEGMFVNKGGVVEANTLSGQNLTPVNRDYTTNLDYIQFALIPKFIIDQTPGFGFFGGAGLYAAFLTNAKEEVQASTFQQSLTTGRDISNSIKGTDFGFLVTGGVQISSFVIEGRYSAGFVNIISDPSLDQNISAKNGVVTFMIGYNFSLL, from the coding sequence ATGCCAAAAACATTTAAAATATTATTAGTATTTAGCCTTTTTACTTATTTACCATCTAATGCGAAAGCCCAGCTTATCGATATGTCAATCGGTATACGCGGAGGACTAACTCTTGCGTCATATTCCCGTGATGTGAATTTTGGATCGACGATTCTCGATGAATCACTTTCCTCAGGCAATATACCCCGCATAACAGGAGGAATAACGTTTAATGTTAAAATGATCAACTATTTTGGCTTACAATTTGAAGGAATGTTTGTAAACAAAGGCGGTGTGGTTGAGGCAAATACTTTATCCGGGCAGAACTTGACACCAGTGAATAGGGATTATACGACGAATCTCGATTACATCCAGTTCGCGCTCATTCCAAAATTTATTATCGATCAAACGCCAGGCTTCGGATTCTTTGGCGGTGCAGGATTATACGCGGCTTTCCTGACAAATGCAAAAGAGGAAGTGCAGGCATCGACATTCCAGCAGTCACTGACAACCGGAAGAGACATCTCGAATTCCATAAAAGGAACGGATTTTGGCTTTCTTGTGACGGGCGGTGTTCAAATATCCAGCTTTGTAATAGAAGGCAGGTACAGCGCGGGATTTGTAAATATTATTTCAGATCCATCTTTAGATCAAAATATTAGTGCCAAAAACGGCGTGGTCACCTTTATGATCGGTTATAATTTCTCCCTGTTATGA
- a CDS encoding tetratricopeptide repeat protein: protein MSKKSPAGRKQSRQTQKKQASKSIINFEIPFSPNRNQKIMIYAGIFILALVLPIIYINYAVGVNGGFGFPLDDPWIHLTFAKNLAQYRSFSYFKDQMATAGSTSPIYTFLAAIAFIFTQNEMVLSYVLGISFLVLSALAFYRLSSFEFGKENIFAIVCAAIFVLDKWMNFISVSGMETTMYIFFLVACAYFYKKRHAIPFAIFLGLILWGRPDGVAFIGALVVDYFLVRYYSKSDSALTLFNKQELIKIAVIFGGIIVLYFIMNYILSGSLLPNTYNAKLTYYSPEFRSRGDFLHFEVWDYFTNGAYAVIMAGFIFSVLKLLFDFTKKKYNTNFLYILFIFALVFIYWYKLPYAHRFGRYMMPIIPFFILVSTLGIRDLGRLIGSFMKSKEIGNGIVFISLAVILFMGYGNYNDNKENYAIENKYISDRQVAAAMWLKEHTKDGDVIGTHDVGAIGFYSGRKIVDVAGLVTPELINKINDNDYVTYMEDYMKQQGVTHLAFLREWYTVVNQTPLFTTGSTLPPEVMEIYAYIPDSTLIVSKEVKSMLLYAREMLAQKAPQQAIQVLLQAVQKEPRSSYTYFLLGYAYSMMNDPNGFESNMQKAVEYFPDYTDALLNLGNLYLSRQDYSNAKTLLERAKNTAPDNPKVLELYNKLPDSLKAGG, encoded by the coding sequence ATGTCGAAGAAATCTCCTGCTGGAAGAAAGCAATCCAGGCAAACCCAAAAGAAACAGGCTTCAAAAAGCATCATTAACTTCGAGATCCCGTTCTCACCTAACCGGAATCAGAAGATAATGATTTATGCCGGGATATTCATTTTGGCCCTGGTTTTGCCCATTATTTACATTAATTACGCCGTCGGAGTGAATGGTGGATTTGGCTTTCCGCTCGATGACCCATGGATACACCTGACCTTTGCAAAGAATCTTGCCCAGTACCGGAGTTTCTCATATTTCAAAGATCAGATGGCTACTGCCGGATCTACGTCGCCGATATATACCTTTCTTGCCGCAATAGCTTTCATTTTCACGCAGAACGAGATGGTGCTGAGTTATGTGCTGGGCATTTCATTCTTAGTGCTTTCTGCTCTGGCTTTTTACCGCCTCAGCTCATTCGAGTTCGGTAAGGAGAATATTTTTGCCATCGTCTGCGCGGCGATCTTCGTCCTGGATAAGTGGATGAACTTCATTTCCGTATCCGGCATGGAAACCACCATGTACATTTTCTTCCTTGTCGCCTGCGCATACTTTTATAAAAAGCGTCACGCTATACCGTTCGCGATTTTCCTCGGGCTGATACTCTGGGGCCGTCCCGACGGTGTCGCATTCATCGGAGCGCTCGTTGTGGATTACTTCCTTGTGCGATATTATTCTAAATCCGATTCCGCGCTCACGCTATTTAATAAACAGGAATTGATAAAGATTGCTGTCATCTTCGGCGGTATCATAGTCCTGTACTTTATAATGAACTATATCCTCTCCGGTTCGTTACTTCCGAATACTTATAATGCCAAGCTAACCTATTATTCACCCGAGTTCCGAAGCAGGGGAGATTTCCTTCATTTCGAGGTCTGGGATTACTTCACTAACGGCGCTTATGCTGTCATTATGGCAGGGTTCATTTTCTCTGTGCTTAAGCTTCTCTTCGATTTCACAAAGAAAAAATACAATACGAATTTTCTCTATATACTATTCATCTTTGCACTGGTTTTCATTTACTGGTATAAACTTCCTTACGCGCACCGTTTCGGGCGTTACATGATGCCCATCATCCCGTTCTTTATACTCGTTTCTACTCTTGGTATACGCGATCTCGGAAGGCTCATCGGTTCCTTTATGAAAAGCAAGGAAATAGGCAACGGGATTGTTTTCATATCATTAGCGGTTATCCTATTCATGGGATATGGTAATTACAACGACAACAAAGAAAACTACGCCATCGAAAATAAATACATCAGCGATCGGCAGGTAGCCGCCGCTATGTGGCTAAAAGAGCATACAAAAGATGGCGACGTCATCGGTACACACGATGTCGGCGCGATTGGCTTTTACAGCGGTCGCAAGATCGTCGACGTTGCGGGACTCGTTACACCGGAACTTATTAATAAGATCAATGATAACGACTACGTTACCTATATGGAGGATTATATGAAACAGCAGGGGGTTACACACCTGGCGTTTCTTCGTGAGTGGTACACCGTGGTCAACCAGACACCGCTCTTTACGACCGGTTCCACACTTCCGCCGGAAGTGATGGAGATATATGCTTATATCCCCGATTCTACACTGATTGTATCAAAGGAAGTAAAGAGCATGCTCCTGTATGCCCGTGAAATGCTTGCCCAGAAAGCTCCCCAGCAGGCTATCCAGGTACTGTTGCAGGCTGTACAAAAAGAACCGCGGTCGTCTTACACGTATTTCCTTTTAGGTTATGCATACTCTATGATGAACGATCCAAACGGCTTCGAATCCAATATGCAGAAGGCTGTAGAGTATTTCCCGGATTACACTGACGCACTCCTTAATCTCGGCAACCTTTATCTCAGCCGGCAGGATTATTCAAATGCTAAAACTTTACTCGAACGGGCAAAGAATACAGCCCCGGATAATCCAAAGGTTTTGGAATTATATAATAAACTTCCCGATTCCCTCAAGGCGGGAGGCTAA
- a CDS encoding DUF4288 domain-containing protein → MKWYLANLIEYAQIFDKKNKKLLNANYLPYYNNTILIKARNSEEAYKKALKYGKLGERKHLNPYDEIVRWKFAGVEELVEIYGELEDMEEIAYSEGYVRSVDNIKKKIPRKSELGVFSWENEMKKRKQK, encoded by the coding sequence ATGAAATGGTATCTAGCAAATCTTATTGAGTACGCGCAAATCTTTGATAAGAAGAACAAAAAACTACTCAATGCTAATTACTTGCCGTATTATAATAATACGATTTTAATTAAGGCACGGAATTCTGAGGAAGCCTATAAAAAGGCTTTAAAATATGGAAAATTAGGTGAAAGAAAACATTTAAATCCGTATGATGAGATTGTTCGATGGAAGTTTGCCGGAGTAGAAGAGTTAGTTGAAATTTACGGCGAGCTGGAAGATATGGAAGAAATAGCATATTCAGAAGGTTATGTTAGATCAGTGGATAATATTAAGAAAAAAATACCCAGGAAAAGTGAACTTGGAGTTTTTTCCTGGGAAAATGAAATGAAGAAAAGGAAACAGAAATAG
- a CDS encoding UbiX family flavin prenyltransferase, with amino-acid sequence MNDQQSSVTTQTETAPLIRTFDGTGRNIILAMTGTSGAIYGLRMLRALLLNEFHVDLIMSDFAQFTLYKECNVEIKASNVTGLFPDVPAHKVSISVHSNLDLKSNIFTNEYKCSGMIVSPCAMGILAGIANGSARNLIEKSADYAFSYRSPLILVPRETPINKIHLHNMEKIMDNGGMIVPAMPSFEYAPKDFNDLADFVAGRVLELLCTNDKPLA; translated from the coding sequence ATGAATGATCAACAAAGCTCTGTAACAACACAAACTGAAACTGCTCCGTTGATCCGTACTTTCGACGGTACCGGCAGGAATATCATACTGGCAATGACAGGGACCAGCGGAGCTATCTACGGACTCCGCATGCTCCGCGCTCTCCTGCTAAATGAGTTTCATGTAGATCTTATCATGTCTGACTTCGCGCAGTTCACCCTTTATAAGGAATGTAATGTTGAAATAAAAGCAAGCAATGTGACCGGTCTTTTCCCCGATGTACCGGCTCACAAAGTTTCCATCTCTGTCCACAGTAATCTCGATCTGAAATCCAATATCTTCACTAACGAATATAAATGCAGTGGGATGATCGTCTCTCCGTGTGCTATGGGCATCCTCGCGGGTATCGCTAACGGTAGCGCGCGCAACCTTATAGAAAAATCTGCGGATTACGCCTTTTCATACAGGTCGCCACTGATACTGGTGCCTCGCGAAACGCCGATCAATAAGATACATCTTCATAACATGGAGAAGATAATGGATAATGGAGGAATGATCGTTCCGGCTATGCCGAGCTTTGAATACGCTCCAAAAGATTTTAATGATCTTGCTGACTTTGTCGCGGGAAGGGTGCTCGAACTTCTCTGTACTAATGACAAACCATTAGCCTAA
- a CDS encoding AAA family ATPase, which yields MNPDEPKYKFKELKVYAENEWLINSTKKYRQVFEESEVTYIDAEFSAYNKLFDEEDWEIDVVFKVFDGKGAMLTQIPLKKTITKDQNIIYLRQGWGNKNPGSYWKRGAYRWEVWIGDAVIGTCNFYIENEGEVTREKNPYLRVKSVRLFEGPDAIVDEAQRKYFLTFKQDTTRFIWFEFTAENLVKDKDYWACELFFNFKTDIGEHKGGNTKFRFVYKNEDTFTIIGGWGSDNPGTWYEGKYILEISFMETLLLRLPLYIGLDNIEATDEEFMSGTVEQEVENTEALSEPKEEDFQKAFEELDSLIGLQQIKDRIKEYTDYIKFLKIRSEKGLDESTKISLHAVFTGNPGTGKTVVATLLGKIYKSLGLLSKGHVHEVDREALVGKYIGHTAPMVKDAIRAARGGILFIDEAYALYRGDDDSKDYGREVIEILIKEMSDGEGDLAIIVAGYPHEMMTFLESNPGLKSRFNMHYNFPDYTPQELKEIAIYHAKRVHVIISPEALDEMYEAIVEAYRNRDRTFGNARFANSLVDESKMRMGLRLVKQKDVDKLTEEQLSTIVVEDVQSVFGKQKKNIADIPIDEDLLRDALVKLHALLGLENIKNEIDEIIKLVRYYRETGKNVREVFSLHTVFVGNPGTGKTTVARILAELYKALGILERGHLVECDRSRLVASFVGQTAVKTAEVLDEAMGGVLFIDEAYALSMGGENDFGREAIETILKRMEDRRGEFAVIVAGYPQEMQYFLQSNPGLKSRFDKVFEFPDFNADQMFKIAEIMFATHDLEMDKDAAIHMRQYLDVLDKNRDRYFGNAREVRKIVEEATKNQHLRVIDIPKEQRKGKVMKTVTLDDLKEFDPSAYKTKPRMGFSLDN from the coding sequence ATGAATCCTGACGAACCTAAGTATAAATTCAAAGAACTCAAGGTTTACGCCGAAAATGAATGGCTCATTAACAGCACCAAAAAGTACCGCCAGGTCTTTGAAGAATCCGAAGTAACATACATAGACGCGGAGTTCTCCGCTTATAATAAACTATTCGATGAGGAAGACTGGGAGATTGATGTGGTCTTTAAGGTCTTCGACGGTAAAGGTGCAATGCTCACACAGATTCCGTTGAAGAAGACCATCACCAAAGACCAGAACATTATCTATCTCCGCCAGGGCTGGGGTAACAAGAACCCGGGCTCTTACTGGAAACGTGGCGCTTACCGATGGGAAGTCTGGATTGGTGATGCCGTCATCGGTACCTGCAACTTCTACATCGAAAACGAGGGCGAAGTAACGCGCGAGAAGAATCCTTACCTCCGCGTAAAGTCTGTTCGCCTCTTCGAAGGTCCCGATGCCATCGTCGATGAAGCACAGCGAAAATATTTCCTGACGTTTAAGCAGGATACCACTCGTTTCATCTGGTTCGAGTTCACCGCCGAAAATCTTGTCAAAGACAAGGACTACTGGGCTTGTGAGCTATTCTTTAATTTCAAAACAGACATCGGCGAACACAAAGGCGGAAATACTAAATTCCGGTTCGTATATAAGAATGAAGATACCTTTACCATTATCGGCGGCTGGGGAAGTGATAACCCCGGTACCTGGTATGAAGGCAAATACATACTGGAAATTTCCTTCATGGAGACATTGCTTCTTCGTTTGCCGTTATACATCGGGCTTGATAATATCGAGGCGACTGATGAGGAGTTTATGTCCGGCACTGTCGAACAGGAAGTCGAGAACACCGAGGCTCTCTCCGAACCAAAGGAAGAGGATTTCCAGAAAGCCTTTGAAGAGCTCGACTCACTCATCGGACTCCAGCAGATCAAAGACCGCATTAAGGAATATACAGATTATATCAAGTTCCTGAAGATACGCAGTGAAAAGGGGCTCGACGAATCCACGAAGATAAGCCTTCACGCCGTATTCACGGGTAATCCCGGCACGGGGAAGACCGTCGTCGCGACGCTCCTGGGCAAGATATACAAATCACTCGGTCTGCTGAGCAAGGGACACGTCCATGAGGTGGACAGGGAAGCGCTCGTCGGCAAATACATCGGGCACACCGCTCCGATGGTTAAGGATGCCATCCGCGCCGCGCGAGGCGGGATACTCTTCATTGATGAAGCATATGCCCTCTACCGTGGAGACGACGACTCCAAGGATTACGGCAGGGAAGTCATCGAGATATTGATCAAGGAAATGTCCGACGGCGAAGGTGACCTCGCGATAATTGTTGCGGGCTACCCTCACGAGATGATGACCTTCCTGGAATCGAACCCCGGTCTTAAGTCTCGTTTCAATATGCATTACAACTTCCCGGATTACACTCCCCAGGAATTAAAGGAGATAGCGATTTACCATGCAAAACGAGTTCATGTGATAATCAGCCCGGAAGCGCTCGATGAAATGTACGAAGCAATCGTGGAAGCGTACCGCAACCGCGACAGGACCTTCGGTAACGCCCGTTTCGCAAATTCTCTTGTTGATGAATCTAAAATGCGAATGGGACTCCGCCTTGTAAAGCAAAAGGATGTCGATAAACTTACAGAAGAACAGCTGTCTACTATAGTTGTAGAGGACGTGCAAAGCGTCTTCGGCAAGCAAAAGAAGAATATCGCCGACATTCCCATAGATGAGGATTTGTTGAGAGACGCGCTGGTCAAGCTCCATGCGCTCCTCGGCCTCGAAAACATAAAGAATGAGATAGACGAAATTATAAAGCTCGTACGTTATTACCGGGAGACCGGTAAAAATGTTCGGGAAGTATTCTCACTACACACTGTATTCGTCGGCAACCCGGGTACCGGTAAGACAACCGTCGCGCGTATACTCGCCGAACTGTACAAGGCTCTCGGAATACTCGAGCGCGGACATCTCGTTGAGTGCGACCGTTCCCGCCTCGTTGCCAGCTTCGTCGGCCAGACTGCAGTAAAAACAGCCGAGGTGCTGGATGAAGCGATGGGAGGTGTTCTCTTTATAGACGAAGCTTATGCTCTGAGCATGGGCGGTGAGAATGACTTCGGCCGTGAAGCTATCGAGACCATCCTTAAACGTATGGAGGACCGCCGCGGTGAGTTCGCGGTCATCGTAGCAGGTTACCCACAGGAGATGCAGTACTTCCTCCAATCTAATCCCGGTCTTAAATCCCGCTTCGATAAAGTATTCGAATTCCCTGATTTCAATGCCGATCAGATGTTTAAGATAGCGGAGATAATGTTCGCAACGCACGATCTAGAAATGGATAAGGATGCGGCGATACACATGAGACAGTATCTCGATGTACTGGATAAGAACCGCGACAGGTACTTCGGTAACGCGAGGGAAGTAAGGAAAATCGTAGAGGAAGCGACAAAGAACCAGCACTTACGCGTGATAGACATCCCGAAGGAGCAAAGAAAAGGCAAGGTAATGAAGACTGTCACGCTGGATGATCTGAAGGAGTTCGACCCGTCGGCTTACAAGACAAAACCGAGAATGGGATTTAGTCTGGATAATTAA
- the mltG gene encoding endolytic transglycosylase MltG yields MNKNSDDSFFGKAAKLGRDFLTYIKDEVIPFVSKHLDKIPYKKIRIIYPFALVLNVLLFIFIIYSVFFNKNTWQGDNDRLITISKGSGLNEIAELLSKEKIIENTYTFKLAARLSGKDREILPRRYIFVSGLTNREILNLLTDKDLVQTVKFRVPEGVTIKKLSSLVEQKLLLSADEFKHATENKTIIDKLGLGSEVKNLEGFLFPDTYVISINLDEDGLVKVFTDEFIQRVVDDDQISSALKRRKETLLKAITMASIIEGETYLKDEMPVISGVYHNRLRKHMRLEADPTVQYILPDGPKSRLLYEDLKTDSPYNTYRNYGLPPGPINNPGFDAIKAALNPDSHNYLFFVATGKGGHKFSETYEQHKQAADEYRKELKKKQNNK; encoded by the coding sequence ATGAATAAGAATAGCGATGATAGTTTTTTTGGAAAAGCTGCAAAGCTCGGTAGAGACTTCCTTACCTATATAAAGGATGAAGTAATACCCTTTGTGTCAAAACACCTTGATAAGATTCCATATAAAAAGATTCGGATTATTTATCCTTTCGCGCTGGTATTAAACGTCCTTCTTTTTATTTTTATTATTTACAGTGTCTTTTTTAATAAGAATACCTGGCAGGGCGACAATGACAGGCTTATCACTATTAGCAAAGGATCAGGTCTTAACGAAATAGCCGAGCTCCTCTCTAAAGAAAAGATCATTGAAAACACTTACACATTTAAACTTGCCGCCCGGCTTTCCGGCAAGGACAGGGAAATACTGCCCCGAAGATATATTTTTGTAAGCGGGTTGACGAATAGAGAGATACTCAATCTTCTTACCGATAAAGACCTAGTACAGACCGTGAAGTTCCGTGTACCAGAAGGTGTTACTATTAAAAAACTCTCGTCACTTGTGGAGCAAAAGCTTCTTCTTTCTGCAGACGAATTCAAACACGCTACTGAGAACAAAACCATAATTGATAAGCTTGGGCTTGGAAGCGAAGTGAAGAACCTCGAGGGATTTCTTTTCCCTGATACATATGTGATATCTATCAACCTCGATGAGGATGGTTTAGTTAAAGTTTTTACGGATGAATTTATTCAAAGAGTAGTGGATGATGACCAGATATCTTCTGCGCTTAAACGCAGGAAAGAAACTCTTCTTAAGGCGATAACAATGGCTTCTATTATAGAAGGGGAAACCTACCTCAAGGATGAGATGCCCGTCATATCAGGGGTATATCATAACCGTCTAAGGAAGCACATGCGCCTTGAGGCTGACCCAACTGTCCAGTACATTCTCCCCGATGGACCCAAAAGCCGCCTGCTGTATGAAGACCTTAAGACAGACTCACCCTATAATACATACCGCAATTACGGTTTACCCCCTGGACCTATAAATAACCCCGGGTTCGATGCGATCAAAGCCGCGCTGAATCCCGATTCTCATAACTATCTTTTCTTCGTAGCTACAGGAAAAGGAGGGCATAAATTTTCCGAAACATACGAACAGCATAAACAGGCAGCTGATGAGTACAGGAAAGAGTTAAAGAAAAAGCAAAACAACAAATAG
- a CDS encoding PD40 domain-containing protein, which yields MKSTVFIHIALLFILLNVRTSQAQFVDFGRNKVQYSDFKWNTLTTEHFTIYYYEGAKDLAEQGAFFAEESYTLLQQKFKHSLNGRVPLIFYSSPLHFKQTNTTPGFVPDGVGGFFEFIKGRVVIPFEGSLGQFKHVIRHELVHVFMTSKLISEQKIHGQVGDKDVPLWFTEGLAEYWSSEWDTQSDMALKDAVLHKYIVGLDNWEKLYGSYLMYKMGQKALEYTANTYGEEKVLQLMENFYQFDNFSEVMKLTIGKDYEEFDKGYLSFLDSLYFSDSAETDNPSEASIDIYSKGFAHKPVHAVVNGKDEIYYIGNEYGYTSVFRVDLHSTDRSPDLVVEGENSDEFEQFHFFRTGMDASPDGKLAFITQKGETDAIHIYDMKHRKKTADYSFKDIVNIGSPAWSPDGKKLLFPAREFTGESDLFILDLRTEKLTRLTNDFYDDRDPDFSPDGNYVVFSSDRTSYGYKNRYNLFLYDLRSGEISYLTNGDRVDYSPQFSPDGKKIVFTSNATGAQNIWMIDLTSNITQRGTQGNDPDTENPYENLSGVQMKRLTNFTTAAYDPRWIGNDTVIFSSFENRSIAIRMIDSINTKADNSTAVIDIDYTDRGINWVSGRIEGVPEKNNKVYKKDFSLDFATTSVSSDPVFGTNAGGIISLSDMLGNEKYYFLLYNNSDDNSEFWKSFNVAVSKVSLEKRLNYAYGVFHLSGKRYDLAESDESYYERLFGGYASFSYPLSQFRRFEASVSLAQSFKDIDITDKERSTLLTNRISYVKDNALWGMTGPVDGERLNLTLGYTTDIENSNVNYYSLLFDYRKYFRLAQSITFATRGQYFMNEGKNPRRFFMGGTWSLRGWTRNGLKGTKMWLTNAELRFPILNLYDKDLPLGFNYIIPGIRGALFFDAGNTWDEFDNYGETLGSIGASLKINTFGFLILRYDVGKRIENNFTHLQSGLFHQFFFGWDF from the coding sequence ATGAAATCTACCGTATTTATACATATTGCCCTCTTATTCATACTCCTTAACGTAAGAACGTCACAGGCGCAGTTCGTGGATTTTGGGCGGAATAAGGTCCAGTACTCGGACTTCAAATGGAACACGCTCACCACGGAGCACTTCACAATATATTATTACGAAGGCGCGAAAGACCTTGCCGAGCAGGGAGCATTCTTCGCTGAGGAGAGCTACACGCTCCTGCAGCAGAAGTTCAAACACTCACTCAACGGGCGCGTGCCTCTGATATTCTACTCATCACCATTGCACTTCAAACAGACCAATACAACGCCGGGCTTCGTACCGGACGGTGTGGGCGGTTTCTTCGAATTTATAAAGGGGCGCGTGGTGATACCTTTCGAGGGTTCGCTGGGACAATTCAAACACGTAATACGCCACGAACTGGTGCATGTATTCATGACAAGCAAACTCATTTCGGAACAGAAAATACATGGACAGGTCGGTGACAAGGATGTTCCTTTATGGTTCACAGAGGGACTAGCTGAATACTGGTCCAGCGAATGGGATACACAGAGCGACATGGCGCTGAAGGATGCAGTGCTCCACAAATACATCGTGGGTTTGGATAACTGGGAAAAGCTTTACGGTTCATACCTGATGTACAAGATGGGTCAGAAGGCACTGGAATACACAGCAAACACTTACGGCGAGGAGAAGGTACTCCAGCTAATGGAAAACTTTTACCAGTTCGACAATTTTTCCGAAGTTATGAAACTGACGATCGGTAAAGATTATGAAGAATTCGACAAGGGATACCTGTCATTTCTGGACAGCCTGTACTTCTCCGATTCCGCTGAAACAGATAACCCGTCTGAAGCATCAATAGACATTTACTCAAAAGGATTCGCTCACAAGCCCGTTCACGCAGTAGTAAACGGAAAGGACGAGATATATTACATTGGAAATGAATACGGCTATACAAGCGTGTTCAGGGTTGATCTGCATTCGACGGACAGGAGTCCGGATCTTGTAGTGGAAGGTGAAAACAGCGACGAGTTCGAGCAGTTCCACTTCTTCCGTACCGGAATGGATGCATCACCTGATGGCAAGCTTGCATTCATCACTCAGAAGGGAGAAACCGATGCGATACATATATACGACATGAAACATAGGAAAAAGACAGCGGATTACTCATTCAAGGATATAGTGAACATAGGCTCCCCTGCATGGAGCCCCGACGGGAAGAAGCTGTTATTCCCGGCGAGGGAATTTACGGGAGAGAGCGATCTATTCATACTCGACCTGCGGACGGAAAAGCTGACCCGGCTGACGAACGATTTTTACGACGACAGAGACCCTGACTTTTCACCGGACGGCAACTACGTGGTATTCTCATCTGACAGGACTTCATACGGATACAAGAACAGGTACAATCTGTTTTTGTATGACCTCCGCTCGGGCGAGATAAGCTACCTTACTAACGGCGACAGAGTAGATTACTCGCCGCAATTCTCCCCGGATGGAAAGAAGATAGTATTTACATCTAATGCCACAGGAGCACAGAACATCTGGATGATAGACCTGACAAGCAACATCACTCAAAGAGGCACACAGGGAAATGATCCGGATACGGAAAACCCATATGAAAATCTCTCCGGGGTGCAGATGAAACGGCTGACGAACTTCACCACTGCGGCGTACGACCCGAGATGGATCGGAAACGACACTGTAATATTTTCATCATTCGAGAACAGATCTATCGCGATCAGAATGATAGATTCCATAAATACAAAGGCTGATAACTCCACGGCAGTAATTGACATCGACTATACAGACAGAGGTATAAATTGGGTTAGCGGAAGGATAGAGGGAGTACCCGAAAAGAACAATAAGGTTTACAAGAAAGACTTTTCGCTGGACTTCGCAACGACCTCTGTATCGAGTGACCCTGTATTCGGCACAAACGCCGGCGGGATCATTTCTCTCAGCGATATGCTTGGCAATGAGAAATATTACTTCCTGCTCTATAATAACTCGGACGATAACTCGGAATTCTGGAAGAGCTTCAATGTCGCTGTATCAAAAGTGTCGCTGGAGAAAAGATTGAATTACGCGTACGGAGTCTTTCATCTTTCAGGAAAGCGGTATGACCTGGCGGAATCGGATGAATCATATTACGAGCGTTTATTCGGCGGTTACGCAAGCTTTTCATACCCGCTGTCACAATTCAGGCGGTTTGAGGCATCGGTAAGTTTAGCACAGTCATTCAAGGACATCGATATCACAGACAAGGAAAGATCGACACTTTTAACAAACCGTATCAGCTATGTAAAAGACAATGCGCTATGGGGAATGACGGGACCGGTGGACGGAGAGAGGCTTAACCTTACGCTGGGATATACTACGGATATCGAAAATTCCAACGTGAACTATTACAGTTTGCTATTTGATTACAGGAAATACTTCCGTCTGGCTCAGTCAATCACATTCGCGACACGGGGACAGTATTTTATGAACGAGGGAAAGAATCCGAGAAGATTTTTCATGGGAGGTACATGGTCACTGAGGGGATGGACAAGGAACGGGCTGAAAGGAACGAAGATGTGGCTTACGAATGCAGAGCTGAGATTTCCAATACTGAATCTTTACGATAAGGACCTGCCGTTAGGATTTAACTATATTATCCCGGGAATCCGGGGAGCGTTGTTCTTCGATGCCGGTAATACGTGGGATGAATTCGATAATTACGGCGAAACGCTCGGCAGTATAGGGGCAAGCCTAAAAATTAATACTTTCGGATTTTTGATATTAAGATATGACGTAGGTAAAAGGATAGAGAACAACTTCACACACCTCCAAAGCGGGTTATTCCACCAATTCTTTTTTGGCTGGGATTTTTAG